A genomic stretch from Primulina huaijiensis isolate GDHJ02 chromosome 14, ASM1229523v2, whole genome shotgun sequence includes:
- the LOC140958081 gene encoding uncharacterized protein, translated as MWRTFNCFICKEKGHKDADCPRNKGPATGKSYVMHAEEAKAEPDTTLLLNFLNLVGSNGFDGIFVERMIFISSVAIYALLDSGATNSFISETFVKRLGIIISEDMDLGFRVSIPSGDQMFTSKIVKSLELRLQKNVVHAYLIVLTMHEFDIILDMDWLSSNGASIDFRQRSVSVRPPNGKSFVLRRRGTSRCRILFPPFVRGNL; from the exons ATGTGGAGAACATTTAATTGCTTCATCTGCAAGGAAAAGGGTCACAAGGATGCTGATTGCCCAAGGAACAAGGGACCCGCTACTGGCAAGTCCTATGTGATGCATGCTGAAGAAGCAAAAGCGGAGCCAGACACGACATTGTTATTG AATTTCTTGAATTTAGTAGGCTCGAACGGttttgatggtatttttgtCGAAAGAATGATATTTATTTCAAGTGTAGCTATAtatgcactgctagattcaggagctacaaaTTCATTTATATCTGAGACGTTTGTAAAGCGACTGGGAATTATTATATCAGAGGACATGGATTTGGGCTTTAGAGTTTCGATTCCTTCTGGTGATCAGATGTTTACTTCGAAGATAGTGAAAAGTTTGGAGCTTCGATTGCAGAAGAACGTTGTACATGCATATTTGATTGTACTAACGATGCATGAGTTCGACATCATTCTTGacatggattggctatcttcgaatggagcttcgatagatttcCGGCAGAGGTCAGTGTCTGTTCGACCACCCAACGGGAAATCTTTTGTTTTGAGGCGACGAGGAACAAGCAGATGTCGCATATTATTTCCTCCATTTGTGCGTGGAAACTTATGA